The genomic stretch CCAACCCGGAGTCGCAGCAAGCCGTGGCCGATCATGGCGACGCGGTGATGGCCGAGGTCGACGCGTTGATGAAGGAGCTCGGCGAGAGCGGCGAGCTGGTCGGCGGGCAGGCGCTGGACGGGCCCGGGGCGGCCAGGACCGTGAAGGTGCGGGGCGGCGTGCCGGCGGTCACCGACGGGCCGTTCCTGGAGGCCAAGGAGTTCCTGGCCGGCTATCTGATCGTGGAGTGCGCGAGCGTCGAGCGGGCCACGGAGATCGCGGCCCGCTGGCCGGACGCGCGGCTGTGCGCGATGGAGGTACGCCCGATCATCGACGAGGTGTGACGGCCGTGGCCGATGTCGAGAGCCTGCTGCGGGAGCTGGCCCCGCAGGTGCTGGGCGTGCTCGTACGGCGCTACGAGCAGTTCGGCACCTGCGAGGACGCCGTGCAGGAGGCGCTGCTCGACGCGGCCGTGCAGTGGCCGGAGCAGGGCCTGCCGGACAGCCCGCGGGCGTGGCTGATCACCGTGGCCTCCCGCCGGGTCGTCGACCACATGCGCAGCGAGCACGCGCGGCGGCGGCGGGAGGAGAGCGTGGCGGTCAGCGTGCCCGCCGACGCGTTCGTGGCGCCGTCGCCGGGCGAGGAGCGGCCCGGCGACCAGGACGACACGCTGACGCTGCTGTTCCTGTGCTGTCATCCCGCGTTGTCGCAGCCCTCGCAGCTGGCGCTCACGCTGCGGGCCGTGGGCGGGCTGACGACGGCGCAGATCGCCAGCGCGTTCCTGGTGCCCGAGGCGACGATGGCGCAGCGCATCAGCCGGGCCAAGCAGCGCATCAAGGCCACCGGCGTGCCGTTCGCGATGCCGCCGGAGGCCGAGCGGGCCGACCGGCTGCGGGTGGTGCTGCACGTCCTGTACTTGATCTTCAATGAGGGATATACCGCCACCTCCGGGCCCGAGTTGCACCGGACGGAGCTGACCAGCGAGGCGATCAGGCTCGCCAGGGCCGTGCGCCGGCTGCTGCCCGGCGACGGGGAGGTGGCCGGGCTGCTGGCGCTCATGCTGCTGACCGAGGCGCGGCGGGCGGCGCGGGCCAGGCCGGACGGCGGGCTGATCCCGCTGGCCGAGCAGGACCGTAGCCTGTGGGACCGGCGGCTCATCGACGAGGGCGTCGAGCTGGTGACCAAGGCACTGTCGACGACCGCGCTCGGGCCGTACCAGCTGCAGGCGGCCATCGCGGCCGTGCACGACGAGGCCGCCACGGCGGAGGAGACCGACTGGCCACAGATCCTGGCGTTGTACGGGGTGCTGTCCGGCGTGGACGACAACCCGGTCGTCAAGCTCAACCAAGCGGTGGCCGTGGCCATGGTGCACGGTCCGCGGGCCGGGCTCGACCTGCTCGAACGCCTGGCGGCCGACGAGCGGATGACGCGGCACCACCGGCTGGCGGCGGTCCGCGCCCACCTGCTGGAGATGGCGGGCGACGCGGAAGCGGCGGTGGCCGGCTACCGGGAGGCGGCCCGGCTGACGACGAGCCTGCCGGAGCAGCGCTACCTTGAAGACCGAGCAAACCGCCTGTCTTGACAATGATTTTTTTCGGTGCCATCGTTCACCCATGCATGAAGTGGCCGTGATCGAGGATCCCGCGGCGGCCGAGGCCTCGCTCGATCCCATGCGCTCGAAACTGCTGGCCGAGCTGGTCGAGCCGGGCTCGGCCACGTCACTGGCCGCAAAGGTGGGCCTGGCACGGCAGAAGGTCAACTACCATCTGCGCACGCTGGAGCGGCACGGCCTGGTCGAGCTGGTCGAGGAGCGCAGGAAGGGCAACGTCACCGAGCGGGTCATGCAGGCCACCGCCGCGTCCTTCGTGATCTCCCCGAACGCGCTGGCCGCCGTCCAGCCCGATCCGGGCCGCTCCCCCGACCGGCTGTCCGCGCGGTGGCTGCTGGCCCTGGCCGCGCAGCTCGTCCGGGACGTCGGCACCCTCATCACGGGAGCCGCGAAGGCGCAGCAGCGGGTGACGACGTTCGCGATCGACGGCGAGGTGCGCTTCGCCTCGGCGGCCGACCGGGCGGCGTTCGCCGAGGAGCTGGCCACCTGCGTGACGTCGCTGGTCAGCAAATATCACGACGAGAGCGCCGAAGGCGGGCGCGCGCATCGCCTGGTCGTCGCCGTACATCCTGCCGTGAAGCGGGAGCGCTGACGTGGGGCGGGAGTTCGAGCTACCTCAGGAGGCACGCATCGGACCGCCCAGGCCCGAACGGGCGCCCGTAGGCGTGAGGGGCCCCGACCCCCGCATCCCCGGACCACGGGACACGATCCGCGCCGCCCGGGTACGGCGAGAACGCCGGGCGACCAGAACGCTCACACCGTTCGGAGCGTTCGGCTGAGCACGCGCGACTCATGCTCAGTCCTTAGGAACGGTTCGGCGGGTCCATGATCGCTGCCCACCTCGTCTTCAAGGGCGAGGATCAGGGGCCTGCGTGGCGGGAGTGGCTGGCACGTTCGCGCGTGAACGGGGCATGACGAGGGCATGAAGGTCGTCGCATTGTCGGACACCCATGCGCCCAGGCGCTGGCGCTCGTGCCCGCCCAGGGTCGCCGAGCACCTGCGGGACGCGGACGTCATCCTGCACGCGGGAGACGTCTGCGTCGCCTCGGTGCTGGACGAACTGGCCACGTACGCGCCGGTTCACGTGGTGAAGGGCAACAACGACGGCCCCGACGTGGAGGCGCCGGAGACCCTTGAGCTCACTCTGGAGGGGCTGCGGGTGGGCATGATCCACGACAGCGGCCCGGCCAAGGGCCGGCTGGCCCGTCTGCGCCGCCGGTTCCCGCAGGCGGACCTGGTGGTCTTCGGGCACTCGCACATCCCGCTGGACGAGTCGGGCGAGGGCCTGCGGATCTTCAACCCGGGCTCGCCCACCGACCGCCGCCGCCAGCCGCACGGCACGCTCGGCCTGCTCACGATCGAGGACGGTGTGCTGACCCGGGCCGAGATCGTGCCCGTCACGTGACGACGTCGTCGCGCGCCTTCTCCAGATTGGCCTTGAGCTCCTCCAGGACGTCGGCGTAGCCCAGGTAGCTGTAGCGCTCGGCGGCGCGCCACGGATAGAGCTGGCCGGCCTTGACCGCGGGCAGCTTGGCCCAGGTCGGCTTCTTCGCCATCTCCTCGATCGTCATCGACTGGGCGCGGGCGTCCACGAGGATCACGTCGGCCTGGTACTTGTCGGCGTTCTCCCAGCTCACGAGCTCCCAGAAGCCGCCTTCCGAGGGCTTCGGCGGGGAGACGACGTTCAGGCCCAGCTCGCCCCAGTACGTCGACGATCTCCAGCAAGGGCTTGCCGCTGTGCATCACGCCCACGGACGGCGCGATCTGGTCGACGGCCGCGGCGGACTCCGCGGGGACTTACCAGAGCTTGTTCTTCTCGTACATGCCCGCCACGAGCACGTCGGGCTGGAGCGAGGCGTACTTCTCGACGTTGAACTCGCCGAAGGCGTTCCCGATCGACTCCACCTTCGTGATGTCGACCTCGCCCACCGCCCGGTCACGGCTGCCGTCCTTGAGCCGGTGCGGGCCGTACACCGCGATGGGGCGTACGCCGAAGTCCCACAGCGCGGCCGCCGAGTCGAACTGGGCCACGATGCGCTGCGGCCGCTGCGGCAGGGAGATGTTCTTGCCCCGGTCGTCGGTCCAGGTCCAAGGGCCCTGCCCGGCGGCGGAGGCCGGGGCCGAGGAGGCCGGAGCGGCGGGCCTGAGCGTGGTCCGGCGTGATCACGCCGGCCGGTACCCCTTCTGCGGGACCGGAGGACGCCGTCCGTACGACCGGTGACGTAGCCCGGGCGGCGACGGCGGACGGATTCCGATTCCCGGCTACGGCAACATCCTGGAGTCCTTCGGGGCTTAAGGGGCGCGGTAAGGCCGCGGGAACGAGACCGTAAGCGCCCTCCAGCACAGTGATCCCAGATCACCGCAGAGAAGGGCAGAACGATGAGCCAGCCGTACACCTCCACCCTCCAGGACGAGATCGCGCTCCCGGGCTTCACCGGCGCCGTGCACCGGCCGGGCCAGGACGGCTACGACGAACTGCGCCGCTCGCTCAACCCCACGGTCGACGCCCGCCCGGCCCTCGTGGCCGAGGCGTACGGGGTGGCGGACGTGCGGGCGGCGCTGCTCACGGCGCGGGCGCACGGCGTGCCGTTCGCGGTGCAGTCGACCGGGCACGGCACGCATGCCGCGTGCGACGGCGGCGTGCTGGTCAGGACGTCGCCCATGGCATCGGTGCTGGTGGACCCGGTCCGCCGGGTCGCGCGGGTGGGGCCGGGAGCACGCTGGAGCGCGGTGCTGGCCGCCGCCGCGCCGTTCGGCCTGGCGCCGCTGTCGGGGTCGGCGCCGTCGGTCGGCGTCACCGGGTACACGCTGGGCGGCGGCCTCGGCTGGCTGGCCCGCAAGCACGGGTTCGCCGCCGACAGCGTGGTGCGGGCCGAGGTGCTGCTGGCCGACGGCAGGCACGTCACGGCGAGCTCGAGCAGTCATCCCGAGCTGTTCTGGGCATTGCGCGGGGGCGGCGGCGGGTTCGGCGTGGTGACCTCGCTGGAGTTCCGGCTCTATCCGGTCTCGCGGGTGTACGCCGGTTTCGCGTACTTCCCCATCGAGGCGGCGGCCGGACTCGTGCACGCGTACCGGAGCTGGATCGACGACGCGCCCGACGAGATCAGCACCGCGGTGGTGCTCAAGCGGATGCCCGCCGGCGGGCCGCTGCCCGGACGGCACGTGGCGATGCTGAAGGTCATGCACGCCGGGGAGGCCGCCGAGGCCAGGCGGCTGCTGGCGCCGCTGTGGCGGGCGGCGGGCCCGGCGCTGCTGGACGAGACCCGCGCGATGGCGTACGCGGACGCGGCGATGGGCGGCACCCCCAACCGGCACATGGACATGTTCGACACGGTCCCCGGCGAGGTCGCCGACATCCTCGTGCGGGCCGCCGAGACGGCGCAGACCGTGGAGATCCGGCACTGGGGCGGCGCGATGGGCCGCCCCGGACCGGACGCGGGCCCGGTCAGCCACCGGAGCACCAAGCTGTCGGTCATCGTGGACACGCCGGTGCCCGGCCTGGCCGAGGAACTGCGGCCGTACGCCAACGGCGGTACGTTCCTCAACTTCCTGTCCGACCCGCGGCGGACGGCGGACGCCTATGGGGCGGCGGACTACCGGCGGCTGCGGGACGTCAAGCGGGCCTACGACCCGGACGGCTTCTTCCGCGTCGGCCACGTCGTGCCCGCGTGAGCGGACCCTGCGTCCCGGCGATCATCAGGACGAGTGCCACGAGGGCGGGCGCGCCAGTCCAGCACGGTTCCTCCATGGGTCAACTGCCGCGTCTTCAGGCGATGGAGGACGGCCGGGCCATGTCGACTGCGCCGGCGGCGGGTATGAGCGTCATGAAGGAAGGCTTCGGCGCCCGGCCGGCATGCGCGTCATCGAGCATGTGTGCGCGGATCCGGGCCTCGGTCAGCGCGGCAAGCGCCGCCCGGCCGGCGGGTGCGGGACGTACGGGGTCGAGGAGCGTCACCTCGACGGCGAGGCCCCGGGTGGCGGCCACCCGCAGCATTGAGGCCAGCAGCGAGTCGTCGCCGACGTAGCAGGCGCGGGTGGAGGTCACCGCGCCCTCGCGGTAACGCAGCGTCGCCGGGACCACCGCGGCGCCGGCGTCGATCGCGGCCTGGAACACGGCGGGGCGGAACCGGCCCATCTCGCGCCCGCACCAGGTGGTGCCCTCGGGGAAGGCGACCACGGTGTCGCCGGCCCGCAGCGCGCCCGCGACCGCCGCGACGGTCGCCGGCAGCGCGTACAGCCGCTCCCTGTCGATGAACAGCGCACCGGAGCCGGCCACCAGCCGTCCGACGACGGGCCACCCGGCGATCTCCTGCTTGGCGAGCGGGCGCGACGGCACCGTGGCGGCGAGGACCAGCGGGTCCAGCCAGGAGATGTGATTGGCCACGACGAGGCCCGCCGCGCCGGGCGCTGCCGGCGCGGCCTCCACCCGGATGCCGAGTGCCCTGAGCAGCAGCCGCGCCCACGCCCTCGTGATCGCCGCCCGCAGGCCGGCCGGTACCCGGCACGCCGCGAGGGACACCGGTATGCCGGCGAGGATCACGAGCAGCGCCACCGTCAGCCGCGCCGCCGTCCGGGGCAGCCCCGCGGCGGTGGCCGGGCCTTCCACGCAGGCGGCGGGCGTGCACGGGCCGACGGGCCGCCAGGGGTTGGCCTGGGCGGCGCCGCTCACCGGGCCGCTCACTGTGCCGCTCACCGGGCCCCTCACCGTGCCGCTCGCCGGGCCCCTCACCGTGTCGCTCCCGGCGCGGTCTCTCCGAGGAAGTAACGCAGGTAGCGGTGGTTGACGCGGGCCATGGACAGCAGCACGAAGAAGTCGGCGGTGCCGAAGTCCCGGTCGTGGGCGGGCGCCCCGCACACCCAGGACCCCAGCCGCAGGTAGCCGCGCAGGAGCGCCGGCGGGACGAACCGGTCACCGCGGGCCCCGCGCCGGCGGCCGCGCCACGGGTCGCGCGGCGTGACCCGGTACTCCTCCGGCCCGAGCGGCACCTGATCGACGACGGCCGCCGCGACCACGCCCTGGTCGTCGAGCGGCACCGAGCAGCAGCCGGCCAGCCACTGGTGGCCGCCTTCCGTCATGTACCGGGCGATGCCCGCCCACATGAGGGCCATCACCGCGCCGTCCCGGTGGTCGGGGTGCACGCAGGTGCGTCCGGCCTCGACCAGGCCCTTCCTGATCGGGGCGAGGTTGCGCAGGTCGAACTCGCCGTCGGAGTAGAGGCGGTCGGTCCGGCCCGGAGGCAGGAGCCGGTAGGTGCCGACGACCTCGGCGCCGTCGCGGACGAGGAGGTGGTCGCAGTAGGCGTCGAACCGGTCCGCGTCGAGGCCCGAGACGGGGCTGTCCAGGCGCGCCCCCATCTCCTCGGCGAAGACCTCGTACCGCAGTCGTTGCGCGGCCCGCAGGTCGGCTGCGCTGGTGGCCATGCCGACCGTGTACCGACCGGTGTCAAGAGAGATCGTCATGGGCGGGCGTCCTTCCCTGAAGGGGTCTCGCGCCTATGTCGACATGCGGAAATGACGGCCGCGTCGCGCTACGGGGGCAGGCAGGCGTCCGCGCGATGAACCTCGGGGCAGGCGTACCGGGAGAAGGTGACCGGCGGGGTGTCGGGGCTGCTGCACCGGCACATCACACGCTGACCGGCGGGGCCACCCAAGTGAAGGACTCGTCCTGACAGCCATATCGGCAAATTGCCATATTCATAAATGGCAGAACCACGCGTGCGAGGAAAAGCCGCCGTACCGATGACGTAAACAGCCACCTCTCCAATGGACGCCGTCAGGGCACAAAATACATCCATCGAGAAGTTTCGGTCACCGACGGCCGTCGTCGCACACCTTTGCACAGGTCTCCCCCGCATGTCTATAGGGGCCTTTCGACCTGCGGAGGTTCTGACAGGGAACGTTACGGATCGGGTCGACGTAGATATCAACTCTGCAACATTACGGTCAGGCAATTTGTCCGAAACATTGGTCAATGATTCTATTCCGCACTAACTGGCGGCGCTGACCCTAGTTCGGACAAAGGAGAGCTGTCGTGTCCCACAGGCACAGATTTGGGAGATTCCTCGCGGCGGTGGCAGGAGGTGCGCTTCTGCTGTCGGCTTGCGGCCAGAGCGGCGGCGGCCAGGCGAGCAAACCCTCGGCCTCGGCGGCCGGTGCGGCGCAGACCATCACCTATGCCGGTGAGCAGGAGTTCAACTCCTACAACAGCACGGCGGTGAACAACCTCGTCAACAGCACGGCCATGCAGCGGGTGCTGGCCGGCTTCTGGTACTACGGCCAGAACGGCGTCGTGACCCCGGACAAGGACTTCGGCACCTACACCAAGAGCTCCGACGACCCGTTGACGGTCGACTACGAGTTCAACTCCAGCGCCGTCTGGTCCGACGGCACCCCCATCGACTGTGACGACGCCCTGCTGTTCTGGGCCGCCAAGTCGGGCAAGGTCAAGGGCTTCCAGGTCGACGGCACCAGCGGCGTCGAGCTCGTCAAGGCCCCGGCCTGCAAGGCGGGCGACAAGAAGTTCACCTTCGAGTACTCGGAGCCGTTCGCCGACTGGGACAGCAACGGCCCGGGGGCCGCGGACCTGCTGCCCGCTCACGTGGCCTACAAGGCCGCGGGCATGAGCGAAGCGGACTTCATCGCCGCGGTTCAGGCGGAGGACGCCAAGAAGCTGGAGGCGGTGATCAAGTTCTACAACGAGGGCTGGGTCATCGAGGGCGGCATCAAGGACATGTCGCTCTTCCCCGCCTCCGGCCCGTACAAGATCTCCGCCATGGAGCCCGGCCAGTCGCTGACCCTCACCGCCAACGACAAGTGGTGGGGCCCCAAGCCCGCGACGCCGACCATCGTCATGCGCGTCATCTCGCAGGAGGAGCAGGCCCAGGCTCTGCAGAACCGCGAGGTCAACCTCATCGAGCCCCAGCCCAACCCGGACCTGCTCGCCCAGCTCGAAGGCATGCAGGGCGTCACCGTGAAGACCGGCGACCAGTACACCTACGAGCACCTGGACTTCAACTTCGAGGGTGCGTTCAAGGACAAGGCACTGCGCGAGGCGTTCGCCAAGTGCGTGCCCAGGCAGCTCATCGTGGACAACCTCATCAAGCCGCTGGCGCCGCAGGCACAGGTGCTGCAGGCCCGCACCAAGTTCCCGTTCGAGGCCGACTACGCCACCGTCGCGCAGGGCAACGGCGCGGAGAACTACGCCCAGCCCGACATCGAGGGCGCCAAGGCGCTGCTGGAGAAGGCCGGCAAGGCCGGGATGGAAGTGAAGATCGGCCACAACCTGCCCAACCCCCGCCGCACCCAGGAAGTGCAGCTGATCGCGGACTCCTGCGGCAAGGCCGGTTTCAAGATCGTCGACGCCGGTGACGAGAAGTTCTTCGAAGCCGGCGGACCGCTGGCCACCAACACCTACGACGTCGCCCTGTTCGCGTGGAGCGGCTCGGCCGAGGTCAGCCAATGGAGCTCGACGTACACCACGGCCAAGGAGTGCAGCGAGGCCGGCAAGGAGAACAACAACGGCTGCTACTCCAACAAGGAAGTCGACGAGCTCATCAAGAAGCTCAACGGCGAGGTCGACAAGACCAAGCACCCCGCCATGATCGCCGAGATCGAGAAGCTGCTCTGGACGGACCTCGCCACGATCCCGCTGTTCGCCCACCCGGGCATGCTCGCGTGGGACGAGAAGCTGCAGGGCATCGTGCCGAACCCGGCGCAGTCGTCGGTGACCTGGAACATGGACAAGTGGACGCTGGCGCCCTAGCCGTCCGATCATCCTGAACCAGCCGTGCGTGGGCCGGGCACCCGCAAGTCCCCGGCCCACGCGCAAGCACATCGTCACCATGAACCAAGGGGGTAGCGAGTGATCGCCTTCATCTCCCGAAGACTGATCACCTCCTTCTTCGTCCTCCTGGCCGCCACCATGGTCATCTACGGGCTGACGGCGCTCGCGGGCGACCCGCTGGAGGACTTGAGAGAGCTTCCGGGTCCGGACCGGGAAAGGAGGATGGCCGACCGCATCGACCGGATGAACCTCGACGTCGCCCTTCCGCTGAGGTACCTGGCCTGGCTCGGCAACCTGTTCCGAGGAGACCTCGGCGTCAACCGCGACGGACAGGACGTGGCCGTGCTGCTCGGCGCGGCCCTGTCGGCGACGCTCCAGCTCGTCGTGGCGGCCACCGTGCTCGCGGTCGTCATCGGCGTGCTCGTGGGCATCGTCTCGGCGCTGCGGCAGTACAGCGCCTTCGACTACTCGGTCACCTTCGCCGCCTTCGTCTGCTTCTCGCTCCCGCTCTTCTGGGTCGCGGTGATGCTCAAGCAGTACATCGCCATCGAGTTCAACGACTGGCTGCGCGATCCCGTCATCCCGCCCGCCGTCATCGGCTCGGTGGCCCTGGTCGGCGGCCTCGCCTGGGCGGCGCTGGCCGTGGGCGACCGGCGGCTCAGGCTCGCCGCGTTCGGTGCGGGCGCCGCCGTCACGGCCGTGACGCTGGCGCTGCTCTCGGCGACGCGCTGGTTCGCCGATCCGGGCATCGGACTCTTCGCGCTGGCCGTCCTCGCGGGAGGCACGGCGATCGGGCTGACCGTGCTGATCTCCGGACTGCAGTACCGGGGCCCGCTCTACGCGGCCCTGGCGGCCGCGGGGATCGGCGTGCTCCTGTCCGAGGTCCTGGATCCCGTGCTGGCCGACCCCGGCTGGCTGGGGATCTTCGGGCTCGCGCTCGTCACCGTGGCCGTCTGCGCAGGACTCGGGTACAGCCTCGGCGGCCTGCTCCGCCGGCAGGCGATCACCGCCGCCGTGCTGACCGGTTTGGTCACCGGCGGGCTGATCTTCGTCGACCGGATGTTGCGCGGCTTCGCCGCCTACAGCGAGCGGGTGCGCGGCCGCCCCATCTCGACGATCGGCTCGCGCACCCCGAACTTCACCGGCGACTTCTGGCAGACCAACCTGGACGCGGCCGGCCACCTCCTGCTGCCGACCATGGCGCTGATCCTGATCTCGCTGGCGACGTACACGCGTTACAGCCGCGCCAGCATGCTCGAGGTGATGAACCTCGACTACGTGCGCACCGCACGGGCCAAGGGGCTGCCCGAGCGCACGGTGATCACCAAGCACGCCTTCCGCAACGGGATGATCCCGATCACCACGCTGATGGCCTTCGACTTCGCGGGCGTGATCGGCGGCGCCATCGTGACCGAGAACGTCTTCGGCTGGCAGGGCATGGGAAGCCTGTTCCTCCAGGGGCTCCAGCAGGTGGACCCGGCCCCGGTCATGGCGTTCTTCATCGTCTCGGGGACCGCCATCGTCGTCTTCAACATGCTGGCCGACATCGTCTACGCCTATCTCGACCCGCGGATCAGGCTGTCATGAAGGAGAAGCACCCATGACGATCAGCGCCCAGGCCCCAGGGGCCGCACAGGGCATGACCGTCGTCGCACGTACCCAGGGTCAGATGGTCCGCCGCCGGTTCTTCCGGCATCGCGCGGCACTCACCGGCATGGTCGTCTTCGGCGGCGTCGTCCTGCTGGCGTTCACCTCCATCGGATTCGGGCCCCTGCCCGGCTGGTGGGACAAGACGTATCTCGCCACCGGCTCGCTGGTGAACCAGGGCAGGCCGACGCTCAGCGTGGTCCCCGAGTTCCTCGGCGGGCAGGGGATCCATCTCGGCGAGCATCCGTTCGGCCAGGACAACATCGGCATCGACTACTTCGCGCTGACCATGCGGGGAGCGCAGCAGTCGATCATCGTCGCGTTCATCGTCGGCTTCGTGGCCACCACGGTCGGAACGCTTGCAGGCGCCTTCGCCGGATATTTCAGGAAAACGACGGAATCTATCATCATGCGGCTGACCGATGTGATGATCACCATTCCGATCCTCATCATCGCGGCCATCGTCGGACGTTCGTTCGGCGACTCGGGCATCGTGATCCTGGCCGTCTGCATCGGCCTGGTGACCTGGCCCACGCTGGGCCGGCTGATCCGGGGCGAGTTCCTGTCGCTGCGCGAGAAGGAGTTCGTCGAGGCGGCACGGGCGGTCGGCACCTCCGCCGGCCGGATCATCTTCCGGCACATCCTGCCGAACACCGTCGGCGTCATCATCGTCAGCGCCACCCTGGCCGTCGCCAACGCGGTGCTCCTGGAATCGGCGCTGTCGTTCCTCGGTGTCGGCGTGCAGCCGCCGGACGTCTCCCTCGGCCAGCTCATCGACACCTACCGCAGCGCGATGACCACCCGCCCGTGGTTGTTCTGGTGGCCGGGCGTCTTCATCATCGCGATCGCCCTGTCCATCAACTTCATCGGCGACGGCCTGCGTGACGCCTTCGACCCTCGACAGACCCGGGTGCGTGCCTGATGACGAGTCCTGCCAACCAGATCCCCGGTGAGATTCTTCGCGTGGAGGACCTGACCGTCGAGTTCCCGACCGACGACGGCGTCGTCCACGCGGTCCGGGGCGTCTCCTACGCGCTGCACGAGCGCGAGGTGCTCGGCATCGTCGGCGAGTCCGGCTCGGGCAAGTCGGTCTCATCCCTGGCCGTGATGGGGCTGCTCCCGCGCGGCGCCCGCGTGCGGGGCCGGATCCTGTACCGCGGCGAGGACGTGCTGAAGCTGCCCGCCCGCAGGCGGCGGGCGCTGCGCGGCGGGAAGATCGCCATGATCTTCCAGGATCCGATGACGGCGCTGAACCCCGTGCACACGATCGGCGACCAGCTTGCCGAGGCGGTGCTGGCGCACGGCCTGGTGCCGAGGAAACAGGCGCTCGCCCGGGCCAGGGAGATGCTCGACCTGGTCGGCATCCCGCAGGCCGAGGCACGCCTGCGGGCCTACCCCCACGAGTTCTCCGGCGGCATGCGCCAGCGCGCGATGATCGCCATGGCGGTCATCAACAACCCGGACGTCATCATCGCCGACGAGCCGACCACGGCCCTCGACGTGACCGTCCAGGCCCAGATCCTGGAGAAGCTCCTGGCCGTCAAGGACGCCGTCAACGCCGCGATCGTGCTGATCACACACGACCTCGGCGTCGTCGCGGGCATCGCGCACCGGGTGCTGGTCATGTACGCGGGCAAGCCGGTCGAGATCGGCGACACCGACTCGATCTTCTACAAGCCGCGCATGCCGTACACGGCGGGTCTGCTCGGCTCGATGCCGTCGCTGGAGACCTCGGGCGGGCGGCTGCGCCCGATCGGCGGCGCTCCACCGTCCTTGATCAACCTGCCCGCGGGCTGCCCGTTCTCGCCACGCTGCCCGCTGGCCGACGACGCCTGCCGCAGCGAGGAGCCCGGTCTCATGGAAGCCGGCGAGGGCGGGCACTACGCCGCCTGCCACCACTGGCGCGAGGTGGCCGCGGCGGCTGATCCCACCGCGTTGTTCCGCGCCGGGAGCGAGGTCGTCCGATGACCCACCTGCTCGAGGTCAAGGACCTCATGATGAGCTTCCCCGTACGCGGCGGCGGCCTCCTGCGCAAGGTGACCGGCCACATCCAGGCGGTCAGCGGCGTCTCCCTGCACGTCGACCAGGGTGAGACCCTCGGCGTCGTCGGCGAGTCCGGATGCGGCAAGTCGACGACGGGCCGGGCCATCCTCCAGCTCCACAAACCCACCTCCGGCTCGGTGCTCTTCGAGGGCGACGAGCTGACGACGATGCCGCCCAAACGGCTGCGAGCGGTGCGGCGGGACATCCAGATCGTCTTCCAGGACCCCTATGCCTCGCTCAACCCGAAGCTGCCGGTCAACGACATCATCGCCGAGCCGCTGAAGGTCCACGGCCGCTGGCAGGACGGC from Nonomuraea polychroma encodes the following:
- a CDS encoding lysophospholipid acyltransferase family protein, which codes for MSGTVSGPVSGAAQANPWRPVGPCTPAACVEGPATAAGLPRTAARLTVALLVILAGIPVSLAACRVPAGLRAAITRAWARLLLRALGIRVEAAPAAPGAAGLVVANHISWLDPLVLAATVPSRPLAKQEIAGWPVVGRLVAGSGALFIDRERLYALPATVAAVAGALRAGDTVVAFPEGTTWCGREMGRFRPAVFQAAIDAGAAVVPATLRYREGAVTSTRACYVGDDSLLASMLRVAATRGLAVEVTLLDPVRPAPAGRAALAALTEARIRAHMLDDAHAGRAPKPSFMTLIPAAGAVDMARPSSIA
- a CDS encoding metallophosphoesterase family protein, whose amino-acid sequence is MKVVALSDTHAPRRWRSCPPRVAEHLRDADVILHAGDVCVASVLDELATYAPVHVVKGNNDGPDVEAPETLELTLEGLRVGMIHDSGPAKGRLARLRRRFPQADLVVFGHSHIPLDESGEGLRIFNPGSPTDRRRQPHGTLGLLTIEDGVLTRAEIVPVT
- a CDS encoding GNAT family N-acetyltransferase, whose product is MTISLDTGRYTVGMATSAADLRAAQRLRYEVFAEEMGARLDSPVSGLDADRFDAYCDHLLVRDGAEVVGTYRLLPPGRTDRLYSDGEFDLRNLAPIRKGLVEAGRTCVHPDHRDGAVMALMWAGIARYMTEGGHQWLAGCCSVPLDDQGVVAAAVVDQVPLGPEEYRVTPRDPWRGRRRGARGDRFVPPALLRGYLRLGSWVCGAPAHDRDFGTADFFVLLSMARVNHRYLRYFLGETAPGATR
- a CDS encoding ABC transporter substrate-binding protein — its product is MSWENADKYQADVILVDARAQSMTIEEMAKKPTWAKLPAVKAGQLYPWRAAERYSYLGYADVLEELKANLEKARDDVVT
- a CDS encoding RNA polymerase sigma factor; the encoded protein is MADVESLLRELAPQVLGVLVRRYEQFGTCEDAVQEALLDAAVQWPEQGLPDSPRAWLITVASRRVVDHMRSEHARRRREESVAVSVPADAFVAPSPGEERPGDQDDTLTLLFLCCHPALSQPSQLALTLRAVGGLTTAQIASAFLVPEATMAQRISRAKQRIKATGVPFAMPPEAERADRLRVVLHVLYLIFNEGYTATSGPELHRTELTSEAIRLARAVRRLLPGDGEVAGLLALMLLTEARRAARARPDGGLIPLAEQDRSLWDRRLIDEGVELVTKALSTTALGPYQLQAAIAAVHDEAATAEETDWPQILALYGVLSGVDDNPVVKLNQAVAVAMVHGPRAGLDLLERLAADERMTRHHRLAAVRAHLLEMAGDAEAAVAGYREAARLTTSLPEQRYLEDRANRLS
- a CDS encoding ArsR/SmtB family transcription factor, which codes for MHEVAVIEDPAAAEASLDPMRSKLLAELVEPGSATSLAAKVGLARQKVNYHLRTLERHGLVELVEERRKGNVTERVMQATAASFVISPNALAAVQPDPGRSPDRLSARWLLALAAQLVRDVGTLITGAAKAQQRVTTFAIDGEVRFASAADRAAFAEELATCVTSLVSKYHDESAEGGRAHRLVVAVHPAVKRER
- a CDS encoding FAD-binding oxidoreductase → MSQPYTSTLQDEIALPGFTGAVHRPGQDGYDELRRSLNPTVDARPALVAEAYGVADVRAALLTARAHGVPFAVQSTGHGTHAACDGGVLVRTSPMASVLVDPVRRVARVGPGARWSAVLAAAAPFGLAPLSGSAPSVGVTGYTLGGGLGWLARKHGFAADSVVRAEVLLADGRHVTASSSSHPELFWALRGGGGGFGVVTSLEFRLYPVSRVYAGFAYFPIEAAAGLVHAYRSWIDDAPDEISTAVVLKRMPAGGPLPGRHVAMLKVMHAGEAAEARRLLAPLWRAAGPALLDETRAMAYADAAMGGTPNRHMDMFDTVPGEVADILVRAAETAQTVEIRHWGGAMGRPGPDAGPVSHRSTKLSVIVDTPVPGLAEELRPYANGGTFLNFLSDPRRTADAYGAADYRRLRDVKRAYDPDGFFRVGHVVPA
- a CDS encoding YciI family protein, giving the protein MLMIYANPESQQAVADHGDAVMAEVDALMKELGESGELVGGQALDGPGAARTVKVRGGVPAVTDGPFLEAKEFLAGYLIVECASVERATEIAARWPDARLCAMEVRPIIDEV